CTCAATCCCAACGATCGGGTCATAAAACAGCCGCACTTCTCCCGGCGGCCCCACCACCTGGCCCAGCAGCGGAACTTCCGTGCCCCAATCTCGCACCAGCAGGGCCGCGCGCAAATACCACGATCGCAGCGGCACATAGGTCATGTGGAACGCCACCAACATCAAGTTCAGCCAAGCCACAAGGATCAGCAGCCGCTCAGTCCACAGCACCAAATGCCAGCGCCTCACAAACTTGACAGCTTTGGCGCGACGGTTCGATCGGGAGGTGGAAGATGGATTGGCAGTCATGCGATCAGCGGCCAGCTCAGAGCTGTGTCTCGTAATTTGCGCGTCATTGGCAAGTCGTCGGCACTGCGCTCGCACAGCACCTATCCCTAAACCTGCCTGTTGGTGAACGTTGCGGCTGCTTCACCCGGGGCGACCCCGATCGCCGGGATGGCCTGGGGCTGATTCCAAAATGCGGGAACAGCCGATCGCCCTGGGGTCGGGTTGCTCATTGCATCGGGCCCGTCCATATTGCCATTGGGCCCGGCTTGGCGGTGAACTTGACTTGAATTTTGCAAGGTTTTGCAACGCGATCGGCCCGGCCGCCGCGTGAATTAGGCGCAACGGGCCCTCGTTGCGCGGCTAATCAAAGGTTAAAGTCAAAAATTTTCTGCCCCACTCAAGCCATCTGACTCAGCCAGTTGACGATCGCCGAGTTGACAACTTCGGGACGCTCATCATGGGGACAATGGCCCGTCTTGGGAATTGACACAAACGTCACCCGATCGCCCGCCGTTTTCGCCAAATCTTGATAGATTTTGGCTCCCTGAATCGGTGTCCAAGGATCCGTTTCTCCCCACAACACCAACAGGGGCCCGGCAATTTGCGGCAGCAGCGTTTCGGGTTTGGGGCCCGGTGGTGCAGCCAAAATCGAGGCAAAGGTTTCGTATGCGCCCTCATCCCCGGAAGGTTCATGCAGCAAATCCACCAGTTCCGGCGTAACGGCCTCTGGGTTGCCATAAACCTGCTTGAGCGTGCCGCGAATCCGGTGTTTTTGGCGAATTTGATTGAACATAAACCGCCCAATGCCTGGAGTATTCACCACTTGGGCAAACGTACCCATCACCAACCGCAACACCGGATTTAACTCCTCGGGGCGGTGATTTAGCCCCCCGGCACAGTTCAGCAACACCGTTCCTCGGGTACGTTCCGGAGCCGCCGCCGACAACATCAGGGCCAACAGTGCCCCGATCGAATTACCCACCCACAGGGCTGGCTCTTGGATGAATTCAGCCCAAAAATCCAAAACCAAATCTTGCCAAAGCTCCATGCTGTAATCGATCGGGGGCTTTTGGGAACCGCCGAACCCCAACAGATCGATCGCATAGACCCGGTAGCCGGCCGCGGCCAGCACGGGGATATTTTTGCGCCAATGGCCGATCGAAGCCCCAAACCCATGCAACAGCACGATCGGCTGGCCGCTGCCCTGGGCTAACCATTGCACTCGGTAGCCACGCCACAGCCAGGTTTGAAAGGCCTCCTGGGCCAGGGAGTCAGTCGGGGAAACCAGCGCAGTCATAGGGCTTCGGGTTTTCTAAAGTGCTTTACAAATGGGTGAAAGGGCCAGACAACCGCAACCCAAATCGGCATCGCTCAGACAGGCTTCAGGTCAGCTTTCGATGCCCCGGCTATGGATTCAGCGGGCGATCGGCTCGGCCATCTTGCCCCGTTGTCGCGTCACGGTCTGGGGTTGCGACCTGACTGGCTTCGTTAAATTCGATTGTAAAGAACTGTAACCGATCGTGCTGGATTTAAAACGCAAAAATCCAGAAAAGATCCTGAAATTCGCTCATCAATCCTCAAAAAACTAGGCCGGCTTGAGACCGATCAATAGCGCCATTTCCAACCATTTCCAATAGCAATCGACCTGCTGAAAACCAATATCTCGAAACCATTGAAGCTGCGTTTCAACATCTAGCAATTGGTTTGACGGATCATCTTCTTCCGGTCGATAGCCAATGGCTTTCAAAAACTGCTCATGAAGCTGGGGCGTTGGCGAAGCCACATGTTCCAAGTTGGCGAAAATGCCCCCCGGCTCCAATCGTTGAAACACCTCTTGATAGAGCGATCGCTTGCGATCATGGCTGAGGTGATGAATCGCAAAACTCGACACGATCGCATCAAATCGCCCCAACTCTGGCAAGGCTGTATCGAGATTGTGGGCCACCACCGTCACCTTGTCATCGGCCCCAAAGCGATCGCGCACCGCCGCCA
This Limnothrix sp. FACHB-406 DNA region includes the following protein-coding sequences:
- a CDS encoding alpha/beta fold hydrolase; translation: MTALVSPTDSLAQEAFQTWLWRGYRVQWLAQGSGQPIVLLHGFGASIGHWRKNIPVLAAAGYRVYAIDLLGFGGSQKPPIDYSMELWQDLVLDFWAEFIQEPALWVGNSIGALLALMLSAAAPERTRGTVLLNCAGGLNHRPEELNPVLRLVMGTFAQVVNTPGIGRFMFNQIRQKHRIRGTLKQVYGNPEAVTPELVDLLHEPSGDEGAYETFASILAAPPGPKPETLLPQIAGPLLVLWGETDPWTPIQGAKIYQDLAKTAGDRVTFVSIPKTGHCPHDERPEVVNSAIVNWLSQMA
- a CDS encoding class I SAM-dependent methyltransferase → MTEISVNRWQSTDHALSYLARADRIPRRTEGEAALLEQVPRTVRRILDLGTGNGRLLALLKVDRPAAAGVALDFSETMLAAVRDRFGADDKVTVVAHNLDTALPELGRFDAIVSSFAIHHLSHDRKRSLYQEVFQRLEPGGIFANLEHVASPTPQLHEQFLKAIGYRPEEDDPSNQLLDVETQLQWFRDIGFQQVDCYWKWLEMALLIGLKPA